The following coding sequences are from one Musa acuminata AAA Group cultivar baxijiao chromosome BXJ2-4, Cavendish_Baxijiao_AAA, whole genome shotgun sequence window:
- the LOC103976070 gene encoding arogenate dehydratase 1-like yields MAFATSLKLHNPFSPTSAATERRDLDFPAAVYLNRRLRNPPRTVAMATVPTNDGAPRINGHPHINGHAHSYAPALAPRVAFQGAPGAYSEFAAKTAVPGCATVPCRTFADAIAAVQAGQADRAILPVESTMEGTALRNYDLLLRHDLVISQEVNLFVHYCLLAMPGVRPAELRRVISHPMALAHCGRALAQLGLHRREPVEDTAGAVEMLRSHRLLDTAAIASPRAALLYGLDVLADGLQDESWNVTRFLLLSPKSSTSSATPPLPPPNPKTSMVIAHRGGSMVVLLKVLSAFSRRNINLTKLEIINSSASENKAPVMILDIRGKGSLRAFPHVLYVDFEGSKEDPRAKEAIDEISQFSVFVRILGCYAANPNVYDLQ; encoded by the coding sequence ATGGCATTCGCAACCTCCCTCAAACTCCACAACCCCTTTTCCCCCACCTCCGCTGCCACCGAAAGGCGCGACCTTGATTTCCCCGCCGCCGTCTACCTCAACCGACGGCTGCGCAACCCCCCGCGCACTGTCGCCATGGCCACCGTGCCTACCAACGACGGCGCCCCCCGGATCAACGGCCATCCCCACATCAACGGTCATGCCCACTCCTACGCCCCCGCACTCGCACCCCGCGTCGCCTTCCAGGGCGCCCCTGGCGCCTACTCTGAGTTCGCGGCCAAGACGGCGGTGCCGGGCTGCGCCACCGTGCCCTGCCGCACCTTCGCGGACGCCATCGCGGCCGTGCAGGCCGGCCAAGCTGACCGCGCCATCCTCCCCGTGGAGAGCACCATGGAAGGCACCGCCCTTCGCAACTAtgacctcctcctccgccacgaCCTCGTCATCTCCCAGGAGGTCAACTTGTTCGTCCACTATTGCCTCCTCGCCATGCCCGGCGTCCGCCCCGCCGAGCTCCGCCGCGTCATCAGCCACCCCATGGCCCTTGCTCACTGCGGCCGCGCACTCGCCCAGCTCGGCCTCCACCGTCGCGAGCCCGTCGAGGACACCGCCGGCGCTGTCGAGATGCTCCGATCCCACCGTCTCCTCGACACCGCCGCCATCGCCTCCCCCCGCGCTGCCCTCCTATACGGCCTCGATGTTCTCGCCGACGGCCTCCAGGACGAATCCTGGAACGTCAcccgcttcctcctcctctcccccaaGTCCTCCACTTCCTCCGCCACTCCCCCCTTGCCGCCTCCCAACCCCAAGACATCCATGGTGATCGCCCACCGAGGCGGCTCGATGGTGGTGCTCCTCAAGGTCCTCTCCGCCTTCTCCAGGAGGAACATCAATCTCACAAAGCTGGAGATCATCAACTCCTCGGCGTCGGAGAACAAGGCACCGGTGATGATACTGGACATCAGGGGGAAGGGCTCGCTGCGGGCGTTCCCTCACGTCCTGTACGTCGACTTCGAGGGGTCAAAGGAGGATCCCAGGGCGAAGGAGGCCATCGACGAGATCTCCCAGTTCTCCGTCTTCGTCAGGATCTTGGGATGCTACGCCGCTAATCCCAACGTCTATGACCTCCAATGA